TATTTCAGAGGCGCTTCAAGCCAAGCTGCCGCTGGGCTTTATTTGCATTGCCCCGGCTTTAATGGGCAAAGTGGCGCAAAGGGCTGGAATAAAAACCAGCTTGACCCTGGGCACGGGTGCCGAATGGGCAGAGAAAATTGAGGCCATGGGACAAACCCATGCCGCTTGTCCGGTGCGTGAAATCGTGGTGGATGAAGCCAACCGCATGATCTCGACCCCTGCCTATATGGAAGCTGGACGCATTTCTGAGGCTGCTGATGGGATTGAAAATCTTGTCAAAACCTTGGCTGCCTGGTTGCGTTAATTGCAGGTTACGCCCCCTGAAATCAGCGCGCTGATGCAGAGCATGCAGCCAGCGGTTCCGCTGATGAATCTGTTGGAAGGTTATCAGGACCTTCAGAGTGTGATGGCGGTTCTGGAAGCGCAACAAAGTTTTGATCTGCAGAACAATACTGCGCGCTTCAATGAAAATGAAGGGCTCTTGCCTTTGCCAGAAGCTGGCGATCGTCTGCGCTATCTTGGCTATTTTCTCAGTGCAGGTTTGGATGCCCAACGTCCGATTCAGATTGAGCTGAATTTGGGTCGGCCTTTGGCCGGCCACCCCTTTATTCTGATTCTCAAAGCTTTTTCGCTCTTGGGAACCCACCGTTTTCGTCTGGTACAAGGGCTATCGCTGACCCAGGAGGCTTTGGCCTCGGCCAAGGGGCAGGTGGCTTTTTCCTTTGAACCTTTGGCTACCCTGCTGAGAGACCCTGCCAGGATTACAGGTTTTCAGGTCTATCTGATGAAACCCAAATTTGATCCGGCCAGCGCCAGCCCGATCGAAACCGTGTACACTGAACCAGAAACAGAATCAGGGGTGGTTCGCGCTGCTCCCAATCTGAATGTCTATAAACATATTGATACACGGGTCTGAGGTTTTTATGTGGAAAGGTTTGATTCATCAGTACCGCGCGTTTCTGCCGGTTTCTGACCAGACACCCCTGGTGTCTTTGCATGAGGGCAATACCCCTTTGATTTATGCCGCTCATCTCAGTGAACTGACAGGGGCACAGGTCTGGCTTAAATATGAGGGGTTGAATCCCTCTGGCTCTTTTAAAGACAGAGGCATGACCATGGCTATTTCCAAAGCGCTTGAAGCTGGCAGCAAAGCCGTGATGTGTGCTTCAACAGGGAATACTTCGGCTTCAATGGCCGCCTATTGTGCCAAAGCGGGTATGAAAGGGTATATCTTGGTACCCGATGGCTATGTGGCTTTGGGCAAATTGTCTCAAGCCATTGCCCATGGTTCTCAGGTGGTACCGATCAAGGGGAATTTTGATCAGGCCCTGGACTTGGTGCGTGCGCTTTGCGAAAAATACCCTGTCACCCTGGTGAATTCAGTCAATCCTTTTCGGATTGAGGGCCAACAGACCGGTGCTTTTGAGGTTTGCGACCAATTGGGCAGCCCGCCAGATATTTTGGCCATTCCTGTAGGCAATGCAGGCAATATTACAGCCTATTGGAAGGGCTTTAAGGCCTATCACAGCAAAGGTCTGACCGAATTCTTGCCCCGCATGTGGGGCTTTCAGGCCGAGGGTGCTGCGCCGATCGTTTACAAACGCCGCATTGAAAAACCCGATACGATCGCGACTGCGATTCGAATTGGCAATCCGGCCAGCTGGCAGTTTGCTGAGCAGGCCCTTGAAGAATCACGGGGTCGGATCGATGCCGTGACCGATGCTGAAATTTTGGCGGCCTATGGCTTGCTTTCTAAAAAAGAGGGCATTTTCTGTGAGCCCGCTTCAGCTGCTTCTGTGGCTGGCATTCTGAAAATGAAGGCCGCAGATAAAATTCCTGCGGGAGCACGGATTGTCTGTGTCCTGACCGGGCATGGTTTGAAAGATCCAGACCGTGCCATTGCCTACCATACCCAGGGCCAGGAACTTCAGGCTGTTGAACCCACGCTGGATGCTTTGACTGAATTGCTGGCTTTCTAACGCAGACTTCTGATTCAAAAAGGCGCTGAAGAGTCTCTTCAGCGCCTTTTGATTGAATGGGGTTTAACGCCGACGCCGGCTGCTGCTGCCACTTGAGCTGCGGCTGCGGCTGGAGGAACTGCCAAAGCTGCTGCCACTGGAACTGCGACTGCGGCTGGAATTGGAACCAAAGCCACTGGACCCGGTTGAGCTGCGGCTGGAGGAACCACCAAAACTGGAGCCTGTGCTGCGGTTGCTGCTGCCTCCGAAGGTGCTGCGGTTGCGATTGGAGCTGGAGCCAAAACTGCTGGAGCCGGTGGTGCTGCCAGAGCCCGCTGGTCGTTTATTGGTGGTGCGGTTAAAGCTGCTGCCATTGACATTAGAAAGTGAATTGCGGGACTGGTTCATGCCATTGCGAGTGGTGGTTGTGGTACGGGTTCTGCTGCTGCTGGCCCCAAAGCTACTGGAGCCAAAACGCCCGGTGGAGCGGGTGCTTGTGACGGGGCGGCTGCTGCCATAGCGAGTGCGATAGGTGCTGCTGCCCAAACGGGTGCGGTAAGCAGTACGGGGAATGACATGCACACCGCGGTAATAACGGGGGTAGTAGCCAAAATAATAGGGGGGATGGTAATAGCGGGGGCGGGTCAGATTAAAGAGCCAGGCGGCCAGGAGAATTTCACCCACGGGGAAATGAGAACGGTGAACGGTTTGCTCAGGGTAATAATTGGGGCTGCCCTGTACAGCAATTTCAGCATTCTGCCCGGTTTTGTTGATCATGACCTGGGCAATATCTTCACGCTGATTGTTTTCATTGGTAAAAAGCACGAAGCCCTGTTGGCCATTCTCACGGAATTCTTCAACGTTGAGATAGTCGACATTGCCGTCTTGATTCAGATCCAGATTGTTGACGCCTGAGGAGTTGAGTAATTTTTCAAGGTCTTCCCCATCTTTGGCCTGACGTACGAGGGCGGGTAACTGGCTTAAATCCAGGCTGTCGCCGACATTATTGGCCACCACAGAAACATCTTCTGTTTTCTTGGGCACATAGGTGCGTTTTTCTTCTTTGCCCTTACAGCCACTGAGGGCCAGGGTATTGAGACTGAGGGAAAGCCCCAGGGCAAGCGTTGCGAAAGGTTTGAACATTGGTTTCTCCTTGGCATTCAACTTCGATAAATGTACACAGGCCTAGACAGATGGAGCCCCATTTTTGTTCAAAATGCCTGCTTTTAACAAGCTCATCCTAACACAAAACATCTTTGGATTTCATCTCTATTTTGGAGTGGGTTAGTCTGTGTATTGGACTTGGTTTCCCCCCAATGATTCAGATTTTGGGCGTGCAGCAAAGGATTTTTGTTTTTCTAAACGCACAGCGACAGCTGTGGAACCAAATCGAGGATGCCCGGATCATCATCAATCGCAAGCCGTTTATACATGCGTTTTTCTCCTGAACTAATATATAGGTATTTTCAGGGCATGATGGAAAGAAAACAAGTCCTTTGGCCCGTCATTTAGCCGCTTGGGGTTTTTGTTTGAGTACATTACAGGAGCTTCATCTCTGGTAATAATATTAGAATTTGACCTTTCGGATTAACCAGAATATGATAGATGTTAATCGATGGGATTTTCGCAGTGATGAAAGTAATATCAAGATCTTATATCTAAAGTGAATGCCAAAAGAAATGCTGACAATGAACCCAATACTGCGATGTTTAAGGAACGCGTTATTTTAATACTGTAGGTTTTACCCCTATTCTCTTTGCCTTGCTATTTTGTTATAGGAAGAGAAAAGAGAGTCGGTAAGCCTGATTATTAAGGAGAGCTTTACTGTGCTGAGCTGGAGCAATTTTGAGTTAACTTCGGATTTACTTCAACTTCAGGTTTTGTACCAAGAGCTTGAGCGAAAGTATTTGCAACAATCCAATGAACTTCAAGCCTTAGAAGCCCTTCATGCTGAATTGCAACTTAAACTTGAAAAAGGTCGTGAAACTGTCTCTGCTGTTGAGACTTTGTCAGAAGCTTCTTCTCAGGTTGATCGGTTACAGGTAATGGAGTTAAAAATCCAGGAATTGGAACAGTTTACCTATATTGCTTCTCATGATTTACAAGAGCCTTTGCGCAAGATCAAAAATTTCAGTGAAATGCTGATGGAGCACAGTCGATCCCAATTGGATTCGCGCTCACTTAAATATATGAAATATATTCTTGATGGCACCGAACGCATGCAGGCTCTCTTGCAGAATCTGTTGCTTTACTCGCGTTCAATGCGTAATGCACCTCAACAAAGACTAAGCCTCGATATGCCTTTGCGACAGGCTATCGAAGACTTAGAGCTGAGAATTCAAGAGACTCAGGCCGAAATTGAGATTCAAACCCCTTTGCCTATTGTCTTGGCCAATCCCACCCAAATGTGCCAATTGTTTCAAAACTTGTTGAGCAATGCGCTCAAGTTTTGTGTTGAGGCCCCCAAGATTTTTGTGGGTTGTGAACAAAAATCGGATCAGTGGTTGTTGAGCATTCGAGACAATGGGATTGGATTTTCTCCTGAAGACACCCAGTCTATCTTTGATGCCTTTCATCGTTTGCACAATAAAAGTGAATACCCAGGTACTGGTATTGGTTTGGCGATTTGTCAAAAAATTATGTTTCAGCACAAGGGCAAGATCTGGGCTGAGTCTGCTGTGGGAAAAGGCAGCACATTTTTCTTTTCTTTGCCCATTTTGAAAGAGGAGGGCTCTGTTCATGTATCAGACTGAGATGTCTTCTCCCTCTAAAAACTATACTGTATTGGTGATCGAGGATCAGCCCCTGGATATGGCTCTGATTGAGGATGTAGTTGAATCTGAAAAAATTCCTGTTCATTTAATTTCCTTTGACTGTGGTGAAAAAGCGATTCAGTATTTAAAACAGCAGAAGACCCCAGGCCTGAGACCTGATTTGATTCTGCTCGACCTCAAATTGTCGGGTGTTCAAAGCCTCGAAATTTTAAAGAAACTTCGTGCAGAACCGCGTTTTGGGATTATTCCGATTGTGATTTTAACGAGCATTGAGTCTGCTTGGGTGGTTTTAGATGCCTATCGTTTAGGTTGTAATTGTTATATTAAAAAGTCTTTAGAGCCCAAAGATTTTTCACAAAGTGTGTCGGCTATTTTCGATTTTTGGTTAAATTTTGCTGTTTTACCTGATAGGGAAGGGGCTAGATGAGGATATGCCAGAGAATACTTCTTCATCATCGTTTCACGTGCTTTTGGTTGACGATGATGAGGGCGATGCTTTCATTATTGAGGATCTTCTGGAGGAAATCGAATCAGATATCCAGTTGAGCCGGGTTTCTGATGGGGTAGAAGCAATGGCCTTTCTCCAACAGGCCCCTCCTTATCAGACGGCCAAAGTTCCAGATCTTATTCTTTTGGATCTGAATATGCCCCGAATGGACGGGCGGCAAGTTTTGAAAGCGATTCGAGAAAATCAGGAATTGTGTCATTTACCTGTGGTGATTCTGACCACTTCAGATGCCCGCTTTGATATCAACTTTACCTATTTAGAGGGGGGCAACTGTTATATCATTAAACCTTCGGGTATTCACAAGCTGATGAATATGTTGCGGAACATAAGCCATTTTTGGGGGCAGGTGGCCCAATTGCCCAATCCAGCTTTTGGAACCTCAGGTTCTAGTTAGCCATGAAAATGTCTGTAATCTTTGAGGTTGGGGCATTGAACTGTGCGTTGCCACAGCGTGAAATCAAAGAAATTTTGGCAATGCCGAGTTTAGTCTTACCACCGGGGATGCCTGCTATTTTGGCTGGCTTTGTGAAATTAGAGGATCAGTATTTGCCTGTGGTGGATCTGGGAAGGGTATTTCAGCAATCGCCACAGCCATTGACGATTGATCAACACCTTCTGCGTTTGGCACACCATCCTTGGCTATGTTTGGTGAATAGGGTTTTAGATTTGGCGCAACTCTCAGAACCTGTTCCTGTGAATCCGGGGCATAGTTTCAATAATTGTGTATCTGGTCTGAGTTCTTATCAGGGGTGTGAAATTGCCCTGCTTGAGATCAGCCAGCTGCTTTTACAAGAAGAACGGCTCCGAATGGTGGCTTTACAAGAAATATTGCAGGCGCGTTTGTCTGATTTAGCGCCGGAGTCCCCATGAAGTCATCGGTTTCTAACCAAACCTCTTCAGACGATCCTGATTTTAAGCGACTCAAAGCCTATGTTTTAGCGCAGACAGGCTTGGCTTTTTATTCTAATAAAGACAGTGAATTGGCTTCTAAGTTTTCTCGGCGCCTCAATGAAACCCAGCGCTTGGATTACGGGGATTATCTTGATTTTTTAGAGACCGATGCAGGCAAAGATGAGCGTGAACGTTTGATTCAAGAATTGACCATTGGGGAAACTTATTTTTTTCGCTATCATGAGCAATTTGATGCCTTGCGTGAGCAAATTTTGCCTGAATTGATCCATGGCTCTTGTGCGGCGCGTCAACGTCTGGCTATTTGGAGTGCTGGTTGTGCCACAGGAGAAGAACTTTATTCGATTTCTATTCTTTTACAGCGGTCCTTTCCGTTGCTGCAAACCTGGGATTTGAGCCTGTTGGGAACTGATATCAACCGAGATTTTCTCAGACAGGCAGAAAAGGCCGCTTATCGGAAATGGTCTTTTCGCAATCTTTCTGAAGTATTTTTAGCGCAATATTTTCGCCAAGAAAATCAAGAATGGCATTTATTGCCGAGCTATAGCAAGTGCGTTCACTATCGTGTTCACAACCTAATTCATGATGATATCTTGAGCATGGCTCCTCCAGGTGGTTTTGATGTTATTTTCTGTCGCAATGTTCTGATTTATTTTGACCAAGTTACCTATCGACGTTTAATTTCGGCTTTTTATGAGGCATTGCAGCCAGGGGGGTGGCTCATTTTGGGGCCGGCTGAACTGAGCCCGCTTTCTTGCGAACCGTTTTCGCCTCACGCACTTTCGCGTTTGAGCTGTTTCAAAAAAAATCGCGCTGTGAGATACTTTAAATCGTCTTCTTTTGAGCTAAATTCTCCTCCTTTTGAGTCTGATCAGATTTCCACTCCAGTATCATCGGCTTTTTCACGGCAAAGCGAATCTTTAGGTTTACCGTTTTCTGTTCCAGGTTTGCCTTTGTTTCTGTCTGAGACGCAACCCCCTAAACGGTCTACTCCGACAGAGTCACAGACTCATTTAAAACCCGAATCCTTGGCGACGATTCGTCGCTTGGCAGATTCCGGTCAATTGGATGAAGCAGAAGCGCTTTGCCGTCAATTTCTGGTCCAGGAACCCCTGAATATTTCCGGTTACTATTATTTGGCTTTGATTCTCAATGCGCAGGGACAAGCTTTGGATGCATTGCAGGCTTTAAAACAAGTTTTATATCTGGATCACAAGCATATTTTGGCGCATTATCATCAGGGATTGCTTTTGCTGCAGTTAGGACAAACCCAGGTGGCCCGCAAAGCATTTCGAAATGCTTTGGGTTTGTTAAAACTTTATCCAGAAGAAAGTTTTCTCGCGGATTCTGATGAGTGGACCGTGGCGCAACTGAAAGCTGTTTTGCTTTTACAGCAGAAGGAGATTGCATGAGCGAAATTGATTGGCAGACCTTGAATCAAAGACTGCTTGATAATCAGAGTCAATTGTCTGAACATAATTCGCGTGAGATCCAATTTTGGCCAGATTTGTTGGAACGGCGCGCACAACAATTGGCTGATCGCAAACAACTGGTGCAGAAGTCGCAAAAAACATTTTTGGTTTGCCAATTGCAAACGGAGCGCTATGCTTTGGCTTTGACTCAACTCAAAGAAATTGCACCATTTAAGACCTGCACTTTTTTGCCCCTTGCTCCTCCCTCTTTATTGGGAATTTATAATCAGCGAGGAGTGATGGTTTCTGTCTTAGAACTGGCAGATCTGTTGGGGCTTTCTGCACATCCTTCGAGGTGTGGTGAGGGCTACCTTCTTTTTCTTCGCAGCGTTCCCCCTGTGGCTTTGCGGGTAGATGCCATTGGGGATTTTCTTCATTTCGAAGAACAAGCTCTGATCCCTTGTCCAAAGGCTCCCTTTCTACAAGGTTTGGTTGGTGATGTTCAGATTTTAAATCTTTCAGCTTTAAGCCATGCACCGCTTTTACAGAGTATTTCTTTAGCCTCTTATCAAGAACAGGAGTAGAACAATGGAGCAGAGATCGGGTTTCTTGTCTGGCCGACAAAGTGTGGGGGTTAAACTGGCACTGATTCCGCTGATTTTTATT
Above is a genomic segment from bacterium (Candidatus Blackallbacteria) CG13_big_fil_rev_8_21_14_2_50_49_14 containing:
- a CDS encoding PAS domain-containing sensor histidine kinase encodes the protein MLSWSNFELTSDLLQLQVLYQELERKYLQQSNELQALEALHAELQLKLEKGRETVSAVETLSEASSQVDRLQVMELKIQELEQFTYIASHDLQEPLRKIKNFSEMLMEHSRSQLDSRSLKYMKYILDGTERMQALLQNLLLYSRSMRNAPQQRLSLDMPLRQAIEDLELRIQETQAEIEIQTPLPIVLANPTQMCQLFQNLLSNALKFCVEAPKIFVGCEQKSDQWLLSIRDNGIGFSPEDTQSIFDAFHRLHNKSEYPGTGIGLAICQKIMFQHKGKIWAESAVGKGSTFFFSLPILKEEGSVHVSD
- a CDS encoding response regulator; protein product: MPENTSSSSFHVLLVDDDEGDAFIIEDLLEEIESDIQLSRVSDGVEAMAFLQQAPPYQTAKVPDLILLDLNMPRMDGRQVLKAIRENQELCHLPVVILTTSDARFDINFTYLEGGNCYIIKPSGIHKLMNMLRNISHFWGQVAQLPNPAFGTSGSS
- a CDS encoding threonine synthase, which codes for MWKGLIHQYRAFLPVSDQTPLVSLHEGNTPLIYAAHLSELTGAQVWLKYEGLNPSGSFKDRGMTMAISKALEAGSKAVMCASTGNTSASMAAYCAKAGMKGYILVPDGYVALGKLSQAIAHGSQVVPIKGNFDQALDLVRALCEKYPVTLVNSVNPFRIEGQQTGAFEVCDQLGSPPDILAIPVGNAGNITAYWKGFKAYHSKGLTEFLPRMWGFQAEGAAPIVYKRRIEKPDTIATAIRIGNPASWQFAEQALEESRGRIDAVTDAEILAAYGLLSKKEGIFCEPASAASVAGILKMKAADKIPAGARIVCVLTGHGLKDPDRAIAYHTQGQELQAVEPTLDALTELLAF